The following DNA comes from Ignavibacteria bacterium.
TGGTGGTGATAAAATAACAAATAACAAATAGCAAATAACAAATAGCAACTTTATAGAATAAATCGCGAAATGTTATCCCGCTTTCAGCGGGACTTCGAAAATTACTTCGTAATTTTCTTGAACGCAAAAGGAAAAGACATAAAAATTTCAATAATTAAAAGTTCAAATTGCCGCAGATAGTAACCAATTACATAGAGCTTCATATATGCAGGAAGACTGACGAGGGAGATAAATTCCTGCTGCTAAAGCGTTCAGAGAACGCCAAAATTTACCCCGGTATATGGCAGATGATAACCGGGACAATTGAATCACACGAACACACAAAAGATACATTGCTGCGCGAGCTTGAAGAGGAGACAGGCTTAAAACCTGCTAAGATATACAGCATTCCCAGGATAAACACATTTTATCTTGCGATTTCTGATAAAATATGCATGTCACCTGTTTTTTTAACTATTGTGGAGGACGAAAAAGTAACGATTAGCGATGAGCACTCAGAATATAAATGGGCATCGTATGAGCTGGCAAAAGATCTTATCCACTGGCCGAACCAGGTCGATAGCCTTGATATGATCAAGCGATACCTTGATGACAGGGATCTGTTTACGAAGCTTGTGGAGGTTTGAAATTGAAACTGTAGAGACGAGCTATAACAAGGAATAAACTCGAAGGAAATTTTGAGATTTGTTTAAGGTTTATAAATAATTTTATCACATTACTTTAGACGCCCCAGCGGGGCGTCTGTACAGATAAAATATATTTCAATATTATTTTGTATAGACGTGCCGCTAAGCCAAGCCGAAGGCATGGTGGCACGTCTCAAAAAGAAAGGAAATTTTGAGATAAAGCTTAAAGTATATAATTAATTTTATCACATTACTTTAGACGCCCCAGCGGGGCGTCTGTACAGATGTAATATATTTCAATATAATTCTGTATAGACGTGCCGCTGGCACGTCTCAAACAACATGACATTATTTAACAACAAATACAGGGTTGAAAGCACGAGATTAAAAGGGTGGGATTATACGAGTTCTGGTTTGTATTTCATTACGATCAATACTTATAAAATGAAAATATTTTTTGGCAATGTGTTAAACGGGGAAATGATATTAAACGAAGCGGGCAAAATTGTCGATGAAGAATGGAAAAAAACATGTGAATTAAGAAATAATGTGATCCTTGATGAATACCAGGTAATGCCCAATCACTTTCATGGAATAATTGCACTTACAAAGAAAAGCAGTCACTCAAAACCGGAGACGCCCCAGCGGGGCGTCTCTACAGAAGCTAAGATGTATGCTGATTCGGTTGGTTCCATAATTAACCAGTTTAAAGGCAAGTGCACAAAAAGGATTCTCCAATTTAATGAAAATTTTAAATGGAAAAGTAGATTTCATGATAGAATAATCAGGAATGAAGAAGAATTAGAGAATGTGAGGAAATATATTTATTATAATCCTTTGCAATGGAAAAATGATGAGTATTATACTAATTAACAATGTAAGATGTGAAAATTGATATAATTTAATTAATTGAGTAACGACGAACAATATATAAAACGATGTTTTGAGCTGGCGCTGAAGGGTGCGGGGGCTGTTTCGCCTAATCCGATGGTGGGATGTGTTATTGTTAAGAACGGAAAAGTGGCAGCCGAAGGATACCACAAAAAATTCGGCGAAGCGCATGCTGAAAGAAACGCGGTAAACTCAGCTTTAAGAAAAGGGATAGACCTAAAAGGGGCAGAGCTGTATGTAAACCTGGAGCCATGCGCGCATTTTGGCAAGACTCCCCCCTGCTGTGACCTAATAATTGAGCATAAGTTCAGCAAGGTTGTTATCGCAATGAAGGATCCCTACCACGAAGTAATGGGCAGAAGCGTTAAGAAGCTTAAACGGGCAGGCATTGAGGTGATAACGGGCGTCTTGGAGCCGGAGGCAATTGAGCTTAATAAATTTTTTGTTAAATATGTGACAACCGGCCTGCCTTATGTTACTTTAAAGGCGGCGCAAACAATCGACGGAAAGATTGCGGATGAAAAGTACCGCTCGAAATGGATATCATCAACAGAATCCAGAAAGATAGTACACCGGCTGCGCTCAGTTTATGATGCGGTGCTGGTTGGTGCAAATACTATAAGGTATGATAACCCTAAGCTTAATGTAAGGGATGTTAACGGAAGGGACCCCTACAGGATAATTCTTGATAAAGAGCTTTCACTTGGTTTGAATTACGATGTATTCAGATATAAAGACAGCAGAACGATATTAATTTCAGCAATGGAATCTGACATTAAAAAGATAAGATCACTGCAGAAAAAAGGAGTTATGGTATTGCCTTGCAGAACCAGGGACGGGAAATTTGACCTGAAGGATGTTTTGAAAAAGCTGGCAGCAATTAATATAGCAAGTATATTGGTTGAAGGCGGCGCGTATGTTTACAATGAGTTCTTAAAAGCGGATCTGACAGATGAGCTGCTGATATTTATTGCGCCTGATATAATGGGCAGAGGTATTACAGCATTTGAAAATAAGCAGGCATTCAGGGAATATAAAAATATAAGTTATTATTCATCAGGCAGGGATATTTTGGTGAATTTGAAAAAGTGATGAGGGTTAAGAGGTTGCAGGTTGCAGGTTTCAAGTTGCAGGTAATAGTTTATCAGAGATAGTAATAATTTAAGTCAGTCTTCGACTCCGCTCAGACTGACAACACTGAAAGAAATTTCAACATAACAATGCGGAGACTGGATAAAATTTATGTTCACAGGAATAGTAGAAGAAAAAGGTAAAGTCGTTAAGAAGACAAAAATTAACGAGGGATTTAAATTCAGGGTCAGATCCAAGCTGGTGGGAAAGAAGCTGGCAAAATCTGACAGCGTCAGTATCAACGGAGTGTGCCATACAGTGACAACCAGAAGCAAAACCGAGTTTGATTTTGTAAGCATGCATGAAACACTGAAGAAAACAAATATTGGCGAGCTCAACACGGGTGACGAAGTGAACCTTGAAGGCTCTCTTACCATGAATAAAAAGCTTGGCGGACATTTTGTTGCGGGTCACGTTGATGACACCGGGATCATTACAGAAGTTAAGCAGATAAAGGCGGTAAAGAAGGAAGATTCAGATAACTGGGAATACAGGATAAAAATACATAAGCGCCATGCGAAGTATGTGATATATGTGGGTTCGATTGCGGTTGACGGAGTGAGTCTTACAGTTGCCGAAGTTACCAAGCCTAAAGGCAATTATTTCGATATAAAGGTGGCTATTATTCCATACACCTACAATAATACATCTTTTGGTAAATATAAGGCTGGTGACAGGGTTAATCTGGAGTTTGATTTTTTAGGAAAGTATGTACTGAATCTGCTGGAGCAGAATCCGAAGATAAAGAAGCTGGTGAAGTAGGACATTAAGACCTCACCCCCCTGCCCCTCTCCTAACAGGAGAGGGGAGAAATCAATCAGGATTTATATATTTTCATGCGAAGGACGCAAAGAAAGCATTTAGAAGCAACCCCCATTGTTGATTTCAGTTGTTCTAAAAATTAAAGAACAATTTACGTACAACATTGGAGCAGAATTTTCCTCCCCCCTTTGCAAAAGGGGGGGGATAAGATTTTGGGGGTAAAGATTAGTAAGGATTAATTGTGTTATTCAAGAATTTACCGGTAATATTTTACAATTGTCTAAATCTAAAAGACCAATACATCCGGATTTTCAAGCATTACTGGATTTAAAAGTTCCTGAAGTTATCGATCTGTTTTGTGATGCAAGAGATTTTATTCTGGAACTATGCCCCCAAAGCAATGAATTGCTTTACCATACTCATGCGTTAACAGCAGTGTTTTCAGTTACTGATAAGCTTGCAGATGCTTTTTGCATGCTGCCTATCTACACTAATCATTTGAATCTTGGTTTCAATAAAGGCACTTTATTAAAAGATCCAAACAAATTGCTTACCGGTACAGGGAATTTAATAAGACATATTAATATAAAAACACCTTCTGACTACAGGAATACGAAAGTGAAATCGTTGATTAAAGAAGCAATTAATTTTGCTTTAAAAGATATGGATAAACCGGCTAAGATCGCAGGTAAGACTATTTCTAAAATTAAGAAAAATGACAAGTGAACCCCCATTGTTGATTTCTGTTTGTTGTTTAATGATAATATTCGATATTTACTGATGTGGGTTTGAATTTGTAAATCAACTGTAATAACTTAAATGCCTGCCTGTTATTTATTTAACTATATTAACTTGAACTTAACATTTCTTTAACTGATTTTTTGATTTTTAAACTTAAATTGCATAAAATCCTTAACAGAACAAAAGCAAACTAATAAATTAAGAATTGCTTTTTTTGCGTGATTTGCCTATTTTGCAACAGTAAATTTTGGGTTATTTACTGCCCCGCTCTATAGCGGGTTCACACATCGGTTCATCTAAAAAAGGTATAACAATTATTGAATGAGAATTTTTACAGGTTCTTTTCTTAGCCGTATTATCAAATATTCCATTTCTACCCTGCTAGCATGCATAATATTGTATGACGGATTTGCCATAGCCGACGATGATATAAATCATTACACAAATGTCGGCAATATCGGTTTAACCATAACGAATTTCGGAACAATAGGCCACGGTTTTACATTATGGCCGGGGCAGCCTTCATGCGAATATCCCAAAGGCTCTCAGATAGAACACTTATTTGACGGCGGTTTATGGATAGGCGGCAAAAAGAACGGGGTCATCCGAGTAACAACAGGAGCAATTGATGCATCAGCTGCCAACCGCGGCGAGGGTTTTGAATATACTAATGCTTCAGGACAGATAATTACACAACGATCTTCACTATTAACCTCACCGTTTTATTCACCCCTTGCAGTATCACACCAGGATTTC
Coding sequences within:
- a CDS encoding NUDIX domain-containing protein; this translates as MPQIVTNYIELHICRKTDEGDKFLLLKRSENAKIYPGIWQMITGTIESHEHTKDTLLRELEEETGLKPAKIYSIPRINTFYLAISDKICMSPVFLTIVEDEKVTISDEHSEYKWASYELAKDLIHWPNQVDSLDMIKRYLDDRDLFTKLVEV
- a CDS encoding transposase, encoding MTLFNNKYRVESTRLKGWDYTSSGLYFITINTYKMKIFFGNVLNGEMILNEAGKIVDEEWKKTCELRNNVILDEYQVMPNHFHGIIALTKKSSHSKPETPQRGVSTEAKMYADSVGSIINQFKGKCTKRILQFNENFKWKSRFHDRIIRNEEELENVRKYIYYNPLQWKNDEYYTN
- the ribD gene encoding bifunctional diaminohydroxyphosphoribosylaminopyrimidine deaminase/5-amino-6-(5-phosphoribosylamino)uracil reductase RibD, coding for MSNDEQYIKRCFELALKGAGAVSPNPMVGCVIVKNGKVAAEGYHKKFGEAHAERNAVNSALRKGIDLKGAELYVNLEPCAHFGKTPPCCDLIIEHKFSKVVIAMKDPYHEVMGRSVKKLKRAGIEVITGVLEPEAIELNKFFVKYVTTGLPYVTLKAAQTIDGKIADEKYRSKWISSTESRKIVHRLRSVYDAVLVGANTIRYDNPKLNVRDVNGRDPYRIILDKELSLGLNYDVFRYKDSRTILISAMESDIKKIRSLQKKGVMVLPCRTRDGKFDLKDVLKKLAAINIASILVEGGAYVYNEFLKADLTDELLIFIAPDIMGRGITAFENKQAFREYKNISYYSSGRDILVNLKK
- a CDS encoding riboflavin synthase, whose protein sequence is MFTGIVEEKGKVVKKTKINEGFKFRVRSKLVGKKLAKSDSVSINGVCHTVTTRSKTEFDFVSMHETLKKTNIGELNTGDEVNLEGSLTMNKKLGGHFVAGHVDDTGIITEVKQIKAVKKEDSDNWEYRIKIHKRHAKYVIYVGSIAVDGVSLTVAEVTKPKGNYFDIKVAIIPYTYNNTSFGKYKAGDRVNLEFDFLGKYVLNLLEQNPKIKKLVK
- a CDS encoding DUF1801 domain-containing protein; this encodes MSKSKRPIHPDFQALLDLKVPEVIDLFCDARDFILELCPQSNELLYHTHALTAVFSVTDKLADAFCMLPIYTNHLNLGFNKGTLLKDPNKLLTGTGNLIRHINIKTPSDYRNTKVKSLIKEAINFALKDMDKPAKIAGKTISKIKKNDK